Within the Deinococcus peraridilitoris DSM 19664 genome, the region AACCTGCCGCTGATCCGCAATGGCCTGCCAGGCGCGATCACCATTCGCGGTTCGTACAAGACCATTCAGAACGTGCGCGTCACGGCCGACAAACCCGACTCGCGGGACACAGGACGCTGCAACGGTCCGGTCGGCTGGACCGTCGGATTCTCGTTCACGTCGGGAAGCCACCATAACACCGTGCAGAACAGCCAGGCTTCGGGTCTCACTGCAGGTGTGCATCTCGAAGACGGCGCGACCAGCAACCGCGTTCTGCGCAACCGACTGACCGACAATACCGTGATGAGCAAGAACAACAACGACAACGGCAACAACGACAGCGGCGCGTGGGGTGTGCTGATCAACGGCGACAACAACGAGGTGGCCTACAACTACTTCGAAGGCAACACGGCCTGCAGCGAGGATTACGGGGTGGAAGGTGCGTCCCTGGAGCTGTATTACGCCAAGCGCAACTACTTTCACCACAACACCAGCATCAACGACACCACCTTCGCGGAGCTGGGCGGCTCACGTGACAACCGCAGCGAGTACAACCGCTTCGAGTACAACGTATACGCTCCCCTGGACACGAACGGGCGCGGCGAAGCGCTGGTTGTGCGTGGCAGCGAAAGCAAGTGGGGCAGCAACCCCGGCACGGTGTTCAACAACAACACGGTCTTCAACAGCAACCTGGGCGTATTTTGCGGTGACGGCTGCAACGAAGGCATCCTGACGTTGAAGGACAACATCATTGTCACCAGGCGGAACGCCAGCAAGGACACCGTGTGGACGGACGGCCCGATCAATGAAAGCGGCAACGTCTACTACCAGCTGGACGGCGAACGCAAGGTCACCATCAACGGGAAACGGATGAGCAGCTCCTCGATCTGGAGCGATCCCAGGATGCAAGAGCCCTGGGACCGTAAGTTCGAGTTGCGGTCGGACGCTCCAAAGCGGCTGGCGGGCGCTTTGCCCCTGCCCTGAGGCAGCCGTTCATCGCATTGATCGGAAAGTCACCCATGATCCGAAATGGGCCATCGTCTTAAAGCGGTTGTCGTGATGATTGAGGGATGCGAGGGTACTCATTGGACTTGCGGGAGCGAATCGTGGCGGCGCACGAAGCAGGACAACCTGCAGCGCAAGTAGCGGAGATGTTCGGGGTGGGAGAAGCGACGGTATGGCGCTCCCTACACCCACACCGACGGGGCGAGTCGCGCATAGGACGCAGCTCGCCCGGCAAACCTCACCTGATGAAGCCGGAGCAACATGAGTTGTTCCGCCGTCAGGTGGAACAGCATCCCGACCGGACCCTGCAGGAACACGCAGACTTATAGGTCGAGCGGACCGGGGTGCGGGTGAGTTTCAAAACCATGGACCGGATGTTGGAACGTGTTGGCATCACGGGAAAAAAAGACCGTCCGCGCCTGCCGGCAGCAGGAACAGGAGCGCCAAGCCTTTCTTGAAGCCACCGCTGGACATTTGAGCAGAGTGTTCAACGCGTACGTCGCGGTAGGGAAACAGCTGGTTCCACTTCAGTCTTGGCGGTCCTCGAGGTACTCGGTGAGGAGCCGCTCGATCAGCTCGCCGACAGTGATGCCTTCCAGCGCCGCCTGAGAAGCCGCAAGCCGTTTGAGCATTTTCGGCAAACGCACGTTCAGCTGGTCGCGCGGTTGCTGCATTCGTCCCTCGCCACGTCCGACCGTGCGGAGCGTGGTGTCTGTCCCGTCCGGCAGGTGATTTCGCAGTTTTGGAGGCTGAAATTCACGCTCGGGGGGCTCAACTTGTGGTGGCACTTCTCTATAAGGAAGTGAAGCGAAGTGCTGGGTTTCGTCTTTGGTCATCACACCACCTTGAGCGCCCTGCGTGTGGAGGTGGCTGGCACGGTGAAGGGCGCGTGTTGTTCAATGAGGTCATTCGTGAAGATCACGAGGCAGGGCACATAAGGTCCAGAAAACGATTGTCTCTGGGCGAGCGTTGCTGGGGGTTATCTGCGCGGACCAAGCGTGT harbors:
- a CDS encoding discoidin domain-containing protein; this encodes MSNSLRPTLTLIGLTALLASCGTSSQAPASPSGTTAPSVIGALALPSDAHPIQATSASSSNGDHAVTSNAWDDQLSTWWGADGLGEWVRFDLGSEKTVDALSLAWYRGDQRTARFDIELSRDGETWSKASDNTSSSGRSLDLERYNINDQKARYVRVVNHGNSENSAIGITEVVVHSASSNGDDKGRDDTPSSSGQTYYVDCDNGNDSDNGKTSGEAWASLHKVNRSDLDPGDRLLLKRGCSWAGPLNAHWSGKSDARIVIDAYGSGNLPLIRNGLPGAITIRGSYKTIQNVRVTADKPDSRDTGRCNGPVGWTVGFSFTSGSHHNTVQNSQASGLTAGVHLEDGATSNRVLRNRLTDNTVMSKNNNDNGNNDSGAWGVLINGDNNEVAYNYFEGNTACSEDYGVEGASLELYYAKRNYFHHNTSINDTTFAELGGSRDNRSEYNRFEYNVYAPLDTNGRGEALVVRGSESKWGSNPGTVFNNNTVFNSNLGVFCGDGCNEGILTLKDNIIVTRRNASKDTVWTDGPINESGNVYYQLDGERKVTINGKRMSSSSIWSDPRMQEPWDRKFELRSDAPKRLAGALPLP
- a CDS encoding IS630 transposase-related protein; amino-acid sequence: MRGYSLDLRERIVAAHEAGQPAAQVAEMFGVGEATVWRSLHPHRRGESRIGRSSPGKPHLMKPEQHELFRRQVEQHPDRTLQEHADL